From a region of the Methanolobus tindarius DSM 2278 genome:
- a CDS encoding ATP-binding protein, translating to MNERYYGILQGYVSSHDEKYLLRSRDLGSEFVRYGVPPDEIVEMHERTVRKLTGNLSSKDIMQCALLVSVPLVEVMVAYGLAFRELVKELEVKSRELQHSNELKELFADIMRHDLLNPASQVDGFVSVLLECEDDCTKRSMLSNIHKSNSNLISMIDKAAEFAKLDSVDELDFSVHDLALILREVTDSFASKLEGNNMTMSLETESSCPSMVNPVIGQVFSNLISNSIKYSPKGSHMDVNICDEGDKWKITVKDNGIGIPETDRDLIFTRFSRLNKVKKRGIKGTGLGLAIVHKIVTLHNGEVGVESNSPEPGSTFWVRLNKVKTD from the coding sequence ATCAATGAGAGATATTATGGAATACTACAGGGTTATGTTTCCTCACATGATGAAAAATATCTTCTAAGGTCAAGAGATCTTGGTTCTGAATTTGTAAGATATGGTGTCCCACCTGATGAGATTGTTGAAATGCATGAGAGGACGGTAAGGAAGCTAACAGGCAATCTTTCCTCAAAAGATATTATGCAATGTGCATTGCTTGTCTCAGTTCCTCTTGTAGAGGTCATGGTGGCTTATGGACTTGCTTTCAGGGAACTTGTAAAGGAACTTGAAGTCAAATCCCGGGAATTACAGCATTCTAATGAACTCAAAGAGTTGTTTGCAGATATAATGCGTCATGACCTTTTGAATCCTGCTTCTCAGGTAGATGGCTTTGTCTCTGTTCTGCTTGAATGTGAGGATGATTGCACTAAACGGTCAATGCTTTCCAATATTCATAAGAGCAATAGTAATCTCATTTCAATGATCGATAAAGCTGCAGAATTTGCAAAGCTGGATTCCGTTGATGAACTTGACTTTTCAGTACATGACCTGGCTTTAATTCTTAGGGAGGTTACGGATAGTTTTGCTTCGAAACTGGAGGGAAATAACATGACTATGAGCCTGGAAACTGAAAGTTCCTGTCCTTCGATGGTAAATCCTGTAATAGGTCAGGTATTTTCAAATCTTATATCCAATTCTATCAAATACAGTCCAAAGGGCAGCCATATGGATGTGAATATCTGTGACGAAGGGGATAAATGGAAAATTACTGTGAAAGACAATGGTATTGGTATTCCGGAAACCGACAGGGACCTTATCTTCACCCGCTTTTCAAGACTGAATAAAGTAAAGAAACGTGGAATCAAGGGAACAGGTCTTGGACTTGCAATCGTCCACAAAATTGTTACTCTTCATAATGGGGAAGTTGGCGTGGAAAGCAATTCTCCTGAACCTGGCAGCACATTCTGGGTACGCCTCAATAAAGTAAAAACAGATTAG
- a CDS encoding F420-dependent methylenetetrahydromethanopterin dehydrogenase: MAKIGFIKLGNLGMSQVIDLVQDEIAAREGITVRVFGTGPKMGKDEAAATEELKKFDADFYVMISPNSSAPGPTAAREIYKDVPCVVISDGPTKKDDRAALEEAGFGYIIMTVDPLIGAKTEFLDPVEMASFNSDAMKVLSTCGVVRLIQEELDKLAAMADEGKELELPHILAKPEKCIERAGFNNPYAKAKGLAALHMADMVAKINFPACFMMKEIEQVTLTTAAGHEMMRAAAQLAIEAREIEKANDSVFRQPHSKKGNLMTKTALYEKPQ; encoded by the coding sequence ATGGCAAAGATTGGATTCATAAAGCTAGGTAACTTAGGTATGAGCCAGGTCATCGACCTTGTACAGGACGAGATCGCAGCAAGAGAAGGAATTACCGTCCGTGTATTCGGAACCGGTCCTAAAATGGGTAAAGACGAGGCAGCAGCAACAGAAGAACTCAAAAAATTCGATGCTGACTTCTACGTTATGATCAGCCCAAACTCAAGCGCACCAGGCCCAACCGCAGCTCGTGAGATATACAAGGACGTTCCATGTGTTGTTATCTCAGACGGTCCAACAAAGAAGGACGACCGTGCAGCACTTGAAGAAGCTGGCTTTGGTTACATCATTATGACCGTTGACCCACTCATCGGTGCAAAGACAGAATTCCTTGACCCTGTAGAGATGGCATCATTCAACTCAGATGCAATGAAAGTCCTTTCAACCTGTGGTGTTGTAAGACTTATTCAGGAAGAACTCGACAAACTCGCTGCAATGGCAGATGAAGGTAAGGAACTTGAGCTTCCACACATCCTCGCAAAGCCAGAGAAGTGCATCGAGAGAGCAGGATTCAACAACCCATACGCAAAGGCAAAGGGTCTCGCAGCTCTGCACATGGCTGACATGGTCGCAAAGATCAACTTCCCAGCATGCTTCATGATGAAGGAGATCGAGCAGGTTACACTTACAACTGCAGCAGGTCACGAGATGATGCGCGCAGCAGCACAGCTGGCAATCGAAGCAAGAGAGATTGAGAAAGCAAACGACAGTGTCTTCAGGCAGCCACACTCCAAGAAGGGCAATCTGATGACAAAGACAGCTCTCTACGAGAAGCCACAGTAA